From a single Diachasmimorpha longicaudata isolate KC_UGA_2023 chromosome 15, iyDiaLong2, whole genome shotgun sequence genomic region:
- the LOC135169787 gene encoding uncharacterized protein LOC135169787: protein MIVLENQFFWETTCLLSRWIVDKILLKELCLTHSTFQLVEITGCTVRDVQFQFDRDLKGVIVPQELHVQDFSTVTSLGKFDVANSVQQKSRFKEITIEKCLYYMKVPIAVSGYIRNNFVVFKTVGQVALANGNIADGHFRLCVQIRGFQDSPSLEKGVFATFFGEIDSSKPRLPFLEVDGMSSVVVDETIEKMSSVKLRLSFHLPLTPNPVNAPNTKRPVEDDKENSCGDCVARTPHQLDGKSPNQV, encoded by the exons ATGATTGTTTTGGAAAATCAATTCTTCTGGGAGACAACATGTCTTCTAAGCCGTTGGATCGTAGATAAAATACTCCTCAAGGAATTGTGTCTCACTCATTCTACGTTTCAGCTCGTGGAGATCACTGGCTGCACAGTTCGAGATGTGCAGTTCCAATTCGATCGTGACCTGAAAGGGGTTATCGTTCCTCAGGAACTGCACGTGCAGGATTTCAGCACGGTCACTAGCCTGGGAAAATTCGATGTTGCCAACTCAGTCCAGCAGAAATCACGGTTCAAGGAAATCACGATTGAGAAATGTCTTTACTACATGAAAGTACCAATTg CTGTTTCAGGTTACATTCGAAATAATTTCGTTGTCTTCAAAACTGTTGGTCAGGTCGCCTTGGCAAACGGGAACATCGCAGACGGGCATTTTCGCCTGTGTGTGCAAATTCGTGGGTTCCAAGATTCTCCTTCATTGGAAAAAGGAGTTTTCGccacattttttggggaaattgaTTCATCCAAACCAAGATTACCGTTCCTGGAAGTCGACGGCATGAGCAGTGTTGTTGTTGatgaaacaattgaaaaaatgtcatcCGTTAAGTTAAGATTGTCGTTCCATCTGCCACTCACTCCAAACCCCGTCAATGCTCCTAACACGAAACGTCCTGTAGAGGACGACAAGGAAAACTCTTGTGGTGACTGTGTCGCCAGGACACCCCATCAACTCGATGGGAAATCCCCCAACCAAGTCTAG
- the LOC135169788 gene encoding uncharacterized protein LOC135169788 has translation MKEYLELLTHITVKNNERHQKCLNGTSGVHPMNSKNCNESDDRVGTNDEFHNNIMQTPIRPGRFTRPTIRDISCEGIKKHYIGKMTISCTHCNAIHFEVERVAQKNDSFNDCCSHGEVALNPLPEPPELLSDLFNGNHEQSKQFLEHDLDQNDSPSHGQLFIVDQNESTDIRCQQISTLDTDIVSYRMMHEEVQSAMENNHMEREPEMQLLFSLKHGMDPRRYNSQRINEVAAVFKTTADGDIPESYVSIRNRHTKTLQFINSLDPNVQPWIYPLLYPYGTQGWSPNIPCVKRARRVSRTEANHKTLRADTYQGLLDHLQRSANERQTTLGKVIILPSSFTGSPRNMLQHYQHAMAIVRQYGKPDLFITTTCNPNWLEIQENLLPGQTASDRPDIVSRVFHLKKEQLMEVILKEKLFGDVIAHVNVTEYQKRGLPHVHLLLTLKENCKITTPDVIDKYISAEIPDPEGDTILHDAVMKQMIHGPCGNWYGYPAYQRRNTGSYDRANGSSTNNQYVVPYNSKLLKLFGCHINVEVVTSIKSVKYLYKYIYKGHDAACITIRDPETNEKLIAHDEIKNFVDARYNQQNVIINDDADENDMRSALHRTNMLLDYFALNEHDSNALQFTYFEIPSHYVFKKQSDSNVSKWMKRQSHFNVIGRMYSINVKGATSYESLRTVHGQTYPTFQDTCLALGLIEDDAEWERALPEGEVWMMPRQLRNLFVRFLIYCQPNNPRELWQKFKDAMAQDLQRQLSVPEAERRIYVEVNHLLSVEGSGISRFPTMRQMTDLENNIDVFIENEISLEEHRDIGQNRSGKWNSKQKDMVDNVLNAVETTGSPTKYFYIDGPRGSGKPFAYTTLYHLLRTQEKKVHTMAFIGIAAILLPRGKTVHQSFGMPVPIFNDSVSNFRSQSSKAQYLREVDVFIWDEAKMAPRYALELVDRSLRDFMKNDLPFGGKIMILGGDFRQLLPVKPHATRSKLVNLSIKFSLLWKQFTIFSLTENMRALSHEIELAKCLLSVGDGNLNDDNNNLIAPEQCVAQTSADIIHIFTNIINEPRYGDFAKVAILSARDIDVDEINDRVIDLLDRKTQKIYTGIDSVENCDNGDISHDILPEYLHTLSPPNFPPYELKLRINCVVMLIRNMSVNEGLCNGTRLHVLELANNPLRCQILTGDKAGEIVFIHRVTLYCENIYPFIFKRRQFPLRPAFAMTINKSQGQTFKNIHIDLRKDVFNHGQLYVAFSRV, from the exons ATGAAGGAATACCTTGAACTACTAACTCATATAACTGTAAAGAACAATGAGA GACATCAAAAATGCCTAAACGGAACATCCGGCGTACACCCGATGAATAGCAAGAATTGCAACGAGTCAGAC GATCGTGTTGGTACCAATGATGAATTTCACAACAATATAATGCAGACACCAATTAGACCAGGTCGATTCACCCGTCCCACTATTCGTGACATATCGTGTGAAGGGATTAAGAAACACTATATAGGAAAGATGACCATTTCATGTACACATTGTAATGCGATCCACTTCGAAGTTGAAAGGGTAGCACAGAAAAACGACTCTTTCAATGACTGTTGTAGTCATGGAGAGGTCGCTCTCAATCCTTTACCCGAGCCTCCCGAACTGTTATCGGACTTATTTAATGGGAATCACGAACAATCCAAACAGTTCCTCGAAC ACGATCTGGACC AAAACGACAGCCCGTCTCATGGTCAACTATTCATTGTTGATCAAAATGAATCCACTGATATACGTTGCCAACAAATCTCCACATTGGATACAGACATAGTTTCCTATCGAATGATGCATGAAGAAGTACAATCAGCAATGGAGAATAATCACATGGAAAGAGAGCCAGAAATGCAACttttgttttcattgaaaCATGGTATGGACCCAAGACGTTATAATTCACAAAGAATTAACGAGGTGGCTGCTGTTTTCAAAACGACTGCTGATGGAGATATTCCAGAATCTTATGTCTCCATCCGTAATAGACATACCAAAACTTTacaattcattaattctctTGATCCAAATGTGCAACCTTGGATTTACCCGCTACTTTATCCATACGGAACTCAAGGATGGTCTCCAAATATTCCATGCGTGAAGAGAGCTCGACGTGTTTCGAGAACCGA AGCGAATCATAAAACCTTACGCGCGGATACCTACCAAGGATTGCTCGATCATTTGCAACGATCAGCAAATGAAAGACAAACTACGTTGGGTAAAGTCATAATTCTTCCCTCATCATTCACAGGATCTCCGCGAAACATGCTTCAACATTATCAACATGCCATGGCAATTGTGCGACAATATGGAAAACCTGACCTGTTCATTACTACTACATGCAATCCCAATTGGTTGGAAATCCAAGAAAATTTGCTACCAGGTCAAACTGCGTCTGATAGACCAGACATAGTTTCACGCGTTTTCCACTTGAAAAAAGAACAGCTGATGGAAGTTATCTTGAAAGAGAAGTTATTTGGTGATGTGATTGCACATGTTAATGTCACTGAATATCAAAAACGGGGCTTGCCTCATGTTCATCTACTTTTGACACTAaaggaaaattgtaaaattaccACTCCTGACGTTATTGATAAATACATTTCAGCGGAAATCCCAGATCCTGAGGGAGATACCATTCTTCATGATGCAGTTATGAAGCAGATGATACATGGTCCATGTGGAAATTGGT ACGGATATCCTGCCTATCAAAGACGGAATACCGGTAGTTACGATCGTGCCAATGGTAGTTCAACTAATAACCAGTATGTCGTACCttataattcaaaattattgaaattatttggttGTCATATCAACGTTGAGGTAGTGACGAGCATCAAATCGGTTAAATACCTCTACAAGTATATATACAAAGGGCATGATGCAGCATGTATTACCATACGTGACCCAGAGACTAATGAAAAGCTAATTGCGCACGATGAAATCAAGAATTTCGTTGATGCTCGATAT AATCAACAAAACGTGATCATCAATGATGATGCAGACGAGAATGATATGAGATCAGCACTACATCGAACGAACATgcttctcgattatttcgctttgaATGAACACGATTCCAATGCTCTCCAATTCACATATTTTGAAATTCCATCACATTATGTGTTCAAAAAGCAAAGTGATTCCAATGTATCGAAATGGATGAAACGCCAATCGCATTTCAATGTCATCGGACGAATGTATAGT ATAAATGTTAAAGGAGCAACAAGCTATGAAAGTCTCAGAACAGTTCATGGTCAAACATATCCTACGTTTCAAGATACTTGCCTTGCATTGGGTCTCATCGAGGATGATGCAGAGTGGGAACGGGCATTGCCAGAAGGAGAGGTATGGATGATGCCTAGACAGCTACGTAATTTATTCGTACGATTTTTGATATATTGTCAGCCTAATAACCCCAGAGAACTCTGGCAAAAGTTTAAGGATGCAATGGCTCAAGATCTTCAAAGGCAATTGAGCGTGCCAGAAGCTGAGAGACGGATTTACGTTGAAGTGAATCATCTTTTATCTGTCGAAGGATCAGGTATCAGTCGATTTCCCACAATGCGACAAATGACGGACTTGGAGAATAATATTGATGTTTTCatcgaaaatgaaatttcacttgAAGAGCATAGAGATATTGGTCAAAATCGATCTGGAAAATGGAATTCGAAACAGAAAGACATGGTGGATAATGTATTGAATGCTGTCGAAACAACAGGATCACCGACTAAATATTTCTACATAGATGGACCTAGGGGATCCGGAAAACCATTTGCCTATACTACTCTTTATCATTTATTAAGAactcaagaaaaaaaagtacacACGATGGCGTTTATAGGTATTGCCGCAATTTTACTTCCACGAGGAAAAACAGTTCACCAATCATTCGGAATGCCCGTTCCCATTTTCAATGACTCTGTGTCGAATTTCAGAAGTCAATCAAGTAAAGCTCAGTATTTACGCGAAGTTGATGTTTTTATCTGGGATGAAGCTAAAATGGCACCAAGATATGCTCTGGAATTAGTTGACCGTTCTCTACGTGActttatgaaaaatgatttgcCTTTTGGCGGCAAGATCATGATTCTCGGTGGAGATTTCCGCCAGTTACTTCCAGTTAAACCGCATGCAACTCGTAGTAAACTGGTGAATTTGTCCATTAAATTTAGTTTACTGTGGAAacaatttacaatattttctttaaCAGAAAATATGCGAGCTTTATCCCACGAGATCGAATTGGCGAAATGTCTTTTGTCGGTCGGTGACGGCAATTTAAATGATGACAACAATAATCTAATTGCTCCAGAACAGTGTGTTGCTCAAACATCTGCTGATATAATTCACATTTTCACGAATATTATTAATGAACCTAGATATGGAGATTTCGCCAAAGTGGCAATTTTGTCAGCACGAGATATAGACGTTGATGAAATTAATGATCGCGTTATCGATCTACTTGACAGGAAAACGCAGAAAATATATACAGGTATCGACAGTGTAGAGAATTGTGATAATGGAGATATCAGTCATGATATTTTACCAGAATATCTCCATACTCTGAGTCCTCCAAATTTTCCACCATATGAATTGAAATTGAGAATCAATTGTGTCGTAATGTTGATACGTAACATGAGTGTCAATGAAGGACTTTGCAATGGAACAAGATTACACGTACTGGAACTTGCGAACAATCCCCTACGTTGTCAGATTCTAACAGGTGATAAAGCGGGAGAGATCGTTTTCATACATCGTGTAACTCTATATTGTGAGAATATCTATCCGTTCATCTTCAAAAGACGTCAATTCCCATTGAGACCTGCTTTTGCGATGACAATTAACAAAAGTCAAGGGCAAACTTTCAAGAACATACATATCGACCTCAGAAAAGATGTGTTCAACCACGGTCAATTATACGTAGCATTTTCACGTGTTTGA